ATGGCGTCGCGATAGGGACCTTCGCGGATGTTTTGCAACGATCTCGCGCTGCGCGTGAAAACGCTGCGAAGTCCTGGATGCACGCGGTTGACGCGGGTGGCGACCCGACCCAGCGAGCGATCTGTGCGCGCCTTTAATAGTTCGCGCGCAGCCGCTGCGTACACTGCTTCGTCGGGTGTGCTCTTTCCATCCCATTGCCTCAGAAGGCCGAGGGTTTCGGGCAGGGCATTGGCGACTGTGGGATCGTACACACTGTGTACGAGCATTGTCGCCAGGGGCGCGATAAATGTGACGCCGATGAATGCCAGTAATGGCAACACCAGTCCCGTAGCGCGCAACCGCGGGCGGAGGATGGTGGTTTTGATGTCTGTCTCTGGTTTCATTTTTTAGTACACCGCGATACCTCTCTCACTGCGCCAGCCAGGCGCTGAATCGCTCGTTCATTTCGTCGATGTGATCGCTCCACCATTCCCAGGAGTTTCGCAGGGCGCGCTTGGAATTTTGCGGGCTGTTGGGCATGTGAGGGTTCATTTCCACACCCTTCTCGGCGTGTGTCGATATCAGTGCCTCTGCAGAGATGCGCGTGGGGCTGTAGGCGATGTAACGGCCGACGCCCGCTATGGCTTTCGCTGTTGAGGCGAAATTGAGAAATTTCTTTGCGGCTTCGAGGTTCTGCGTTCCCGCGACAATGGCAAGTCCAGATAGATCCAGTATTTGCCCGTCCCATACGATGACAAAGGGCTGATCTTCCAATACCTGTGCATTGAAGATGCGCCCGTTGTAGGCCGTGGACATCACGACCTCGCCATCGGCGAGCATCTGCGGTGGCTGCGCTCCGGCTTCCCACCATACGATGTGGTCTTTGATGGTGTCTAACTTGCGGAAGGCGCGATCTATGCCTTCGGGGGTATTGAGTGTGGGATATATTTTGTTGAGTGGTACGCCATCGGCGATTAGCGCGAATTCCAGGTTTGCCAGAGGCGTGCGGCGCATGCCTCTGCGTCCGGGGAATTTTTCGAGGTCAAAGAAGTCGGCCATTGTGGTGGGTTTTTCACCCGGGATATTCTTCTCGTTGTACGCGTATATGGTGGAGTAAAACAGTGTTGCCACGCCACA
This portion of the Gemmatimonadota bacterium genome encodes:
- a CDS encoding ABC transporter substrate-binding protein yields the protein MKWKNTRKTAFYRTVLTALAILTSSLATANDRPLTVVSWGGSYARACVKGYHEAFTAETGIKINLEDYNGGLAQIRAQVQAGNVHWDVVDLRFPTWAQGCDEGLLEHVEIDSLPPGADGTPAEEDFLFGTSTDCGVATLFYSTIYAYNEKNIPGEKPTTMADFFDLEKFPGRRGMRRTPLANLEFALIADGVPLNKIYPTLNTPEGIDRAFRKLDTIKDHIVWWEAGAQPPQMLADGEVVMSTAYNGRIFNAQVLEDQPFVIVWDGQILDLSGLAIVAGTQNLEAAKKFLNFASTAKAIAGVGRYIAYSPTRISAEALISTHAEKGVEMNPHMPNSPQNSKRALRNSWEWWSDHIDEMNERFSAWLAQ